The following coding sequences are from one Arcobacter nitrofigilis DSM 7299 window:
- the panC gene encoding pantoate--beta-alanine ligase, whose product MKIINTIEELQTIRKELKGTIGFVPTMGALHEGHISLIKNARINNDIVIVSIFLNPTQFLPNEDLDKYPKKDAADKRICELCKVDYLFMPDVNSMYQSNDEISIKAPKITGFILEGEKRPGHFDGVLQVVLKLFNLVQPSNAYFGKKDAQQLSLISQMVKNLFLPINIVECDIIREADGLAMSSRNIYLSAEERKEALAISKSLNMTIIAVTKGERDAQTIKTKMKEIMSNLDVEYIAIVNRNFEEIQTIEVKNTIILIACKVGDTRLIDNMWI is encoded by the coding sequence TTGAAAATAATTAATACTATAGAAGAGTTACAAACTATTAGAAAAGAGTTAAAAGGAACAATTGGTTTTGTTCCAACTATGGGTGCTTTACATGAAGGACACATTTCACTTATAAAAAATGCAAGAATAAATAATGACATTGTAATAGTTTCGATTTTTCTAAATCCAACACAATTTTTACCAAATGAAGACTTAGATAAATATCCTAAAAAAGATGCAGCAGATAAAAGAATCTGTGAACTTTGTAAAGTAGATTATCTGTTTATGCCAGATGTTAATTCTATGTATCAAAGCAATGATGAGATTTCCATAAAAGCTCCTAAAATAACTGGTTTTATACTCGAAGGAGAAAAAAGACCTGGGCACTTTGATGGTGTATTACAAGTAGTTTTAAAACTATTTAATTTAGTTCAACCTTCAAATGCATACTTTGGAAAAAAGGATGCTCAACAACTTTCCCTAATCTCACAAATGGTTAAAAATCTTTTTTTACCTATAAATATAGTTGAATGTGACATTATAAGAGAAGCAGATGGTCTTGCAATGAGTTCAAGAAATATTTATTTATCAGCTGAAGAGAGAAAAGAAGCACTAGCAATTTCAAAATCTTTAAATATGACAATTATTGCTGTTACAAAAGGTGAAAGAGATGCCCAAACAATAAAAACAAAAATGAAAGAAATAATGTCAAATCTAGATGTAGAGTATATAGCAATAGTAAATAGAAATTTTGAAGAGATTCAAACAATAGAAGTAAAAAATACAATCATACTAATTGCATGTAAAGTTGGGGATACAAGACTTATCGATAATATGTGGATATAA
- a CDS encoding YgaP family membrane protein, producing MNKFDKIKLFCRKFRIAIGVILILAGLYTGIAWFYLGILPLLAGLTNFCPLCIISKKCTI from the coding sequence ATGAATAAATTTGATAAAATAAAACTTTTTTGTAGAAAATTTAGAATTGCCATAGGTGTAATTTTAATCTTAGCAGGATTATATACTGGGATTGCTTGGTTTTATTTAGGTATATTGCCTTTATTAGCAGGACTTACTAACTTTTGTCCTTTATGTATAATAAGCAAAAAATGTACGATATAA
- the rimO gene encoding 30S ribosomal protein S12 methylthiotransferase RimO has protein sequence MKFSTQNPKKSLHLVSLGCTKNLVDSEIMLGKLKDYAISNNAETSDVIIVNTCGFIDSAKEESINTILNLHEQRKKDSVLVMAGCLSERYKEELQKELPEIDIFTGVGDYDKIDTLVNEKRSGFTNEVFLLNETNDRVITGSNYHAYIKLSEGCNQVCSFCAIPSFKGKLHSRTLESLVKEVKNLVAQGFYDFSFVSQDSSSFLRDLNINDGLERLVNEVEKIEGIKSARILYLYPSTTTLSLIKKIEQSKVFENYFDMPLQHISSKVLKIMKRGKGVEKLKELMSAMRNTPNSFVRTTFIAGHPGETQEDFEELCSYVEEYGFDRANVFSYSDEDGTTAYELDGKVDQETIDKRAEILGEIIQRKTLESLEKEIGQIVDVYIDGESEEHEYLLSARKTIWAPEIDGEIYINDNETGKELTVGKSYQVKISELAGDKLLGTAIKEI, from the coding sequence ATGAAATTTTCAACACAAAATCCCAAGAAGTCACTACACTTAGTAAGCCTTGGTTGTACTAAAAATTTAGTTGATTCTGAAATTATGCTTGGTAAACTAAAAGATTATGCAATTTCAAACAATGCAGAGACCTCTGATGTAATTATTGTAAATACATGTGGTTTTATTGATAGTGCAAAAGAAGAGAGTATAAATACAATTCTTAACTTACATGAACAAAGAAAAAAAGATTCAGTTTTAGTTATGGCTGGATGTTTAAGTGAAAGATACAAAGAAGAGTTACAAAAAGAGTTACCAGAGATCGATATTTTTACAGGAGTTGGAGATTATGACAAAATCGATACACTTGTAAATGAAAAAAGAAGTGGCTTTACAAATGAAGTATTTTTATTAAATGAGACAAATGATAGAGTTATCACTGGTTCAAACTACCATGCTTATATCAAACTGTCTGAAGGGTGTAATCAAGTTTGTTCATTTTGTGCTATTCCTTCATTTAAAGGAAAACTTCACTCTAGAACCTTAGAATCACTTGTTAAAGAGGTAAAAAATCTTGTAGCCCAAGGTTTTTATGATTTTTCTTTTGTTTCACAAGATAGCTCATCTTTTTTAAGAGATTTAAATATCAATGATGGATTAGAAAGACTTGTTAATGAAGTAGAAAAAATAGAAGGAATCAAAAGTGCCAGAATTTTATACCTTTATCCATCTACAACAACTCTATCACTTATCAAAAAAATTGAGCAATCAAAAGTATTTGAAAACTACTTTGATATGCCATTGCAACATATAAGCTCTAAGGTGCTTAAAATCATGAAAAGAGGTAAAGGAGTAGAAAAGCTTAAGGAACTTATGAGTGCCATGAGAAACACTCCTAACTCCTTTGTAAGAACTACTTTTATTGCAGGTCATCCAGGTGAAACACAAGAAGACTTTGAAGAGTTATGCTCTTACGTAGAAGAGTATGGTTTTGATAGGGCAAATGTATTTTCATATTCTGATGAAGATGGAACTACTGCCTATGAACTAGATGGAAAAGTAGATCAAGAGACTATTGATAAAAGAGCTGAAATTTTAGGGGAAATAATTCAAAGAAAAACGTTAGAGTCTTTGGAAAAAGAGATTGGACAAATAGTAGATGTATATATTGATGGGGAAAGTGAAGAACATGAATATTTACTTAGTGCTAGAAAAACAATTTGGGCACCTGAAATTGATGGAGAAATTTACATCAATGATAATGAAACAGGAAAAGAATTAACAGTAGGAAAATCATACCAAGTAAAAATAAGTGAATTGGCAGGTGATAAACTACTTGGAACAGCAATTAAAGAGATTTAA
- the tilS gene encoding tRNA lysidine(34) synthetase TilS yields MIKFNINTTKNLLAFSGGIDSSALFFLLLNENIPFDIAIVNYNQREQSKDEVAYAKELANKYNKKCFLKEAVLTNNSNFEKEARDIRYDFFDKIIKEYDYDTLITAHQLNDKLEWFMMQLSKGAGLVELIGLEEKTQKDNYVIYRPLLELSKEELQIFLQKNNHKYFIDESNYDEKYKRNYFRKNFVNELIKEYKDGIKNSFKYLKNDIESLNLNHEAIYKHEDLEIFTNHQDENLNIKIIDKSLKRRGILLSNAQRNEIIRQREITISDKINISISNEYIYICPKVINTMDKKFKEICRVLKIPKNIRAYLFEKDIEVKELFI; encoded by the coding sequence ATGATTAAATTTAATATCAATACCACTAAAAATCTTTTAGCATTTTCAGGTGGTATTGATTCTTCTGCCCTTTTCTTTTTACTCTTAAATGAAAATATTCCTTTTGATATTGCAATTGTTAATTATAATCAAAGAGAACAATCAAAAGATGAAGTTGCCTATGCAAAAGAGTTAGCTAATAAATACAATAAAAAATGCTTTTTAAAAGAAGCAGTATTGACAAATAATTCTAACTTCGAAAAAGAAGCAAGAGATATAAGATATGACTTTTTTGATAAGATAATCAAAGAGTATGATTATGATACCTTAATCACAGCACATCAACTAAATGACAAATTAGAGTGGTTTATGATGCAACTAAGCAAAGGTGCTGGACTAGTTGAATTAATTGGATTAGAAGAAAAAACACAAAAAGATAACTATGTTATTTATAGACCTCTTCTTGAACTCTCAAAAGAAGAACTTCAAATATTTTTACAAAAGAATAATCATAAATATTTTATTGATGAGTCTAATTATGATGAAAAATATAAAAGAAACTATTTTAGAAAGAACTTTGTAAATGAATTGATAAAAGAGTACAAGGATGGTATTAAGAATAGTTTCAAATATTTAAAAAATGATATTGAATCTCTAAATTTAAATCATGAAGCCATTTATAAACATGAAGATTTAGAAATCTTTACAAATCACCAAGATGAAAATCTAAATATTAAAATAATAGATAAATCCTTAAAAAGAAGAGGAATACTTTTATCTAATGCACAAAGAAATGAAATAATTAGGCAAAGGGAAATAACAATATCTGATAAAATAAATATCTCTATTTCAAATGAATATATCTACATCTGCCCAAAAGTTATAAATACGATGGATAAAAAGTTTAAAGAAATTTGTAGAGTACTTAAAATTCCAAAAAATATTAGAGCATATCTTTTTGAAAAGGATATTGAAGTAAAAGAGTTATTTATTTAA
- the fliS gene encoding flagellar export chaperone FliS — MGIEVYNQQNAVSNDPYVLILKLYEGLLRYLSFAEEAMENGDVEEKFIYINKSIAIFDELRNILDFDGGDIAHYLDGLYLYQIETLFTSGINDNVNLIHQVKKVTQGLIEAWKDETGL, encoded by the coding sequence GTGGGAATAGAGGTTTATAATCAACAAAATGCAGTTAGTAATGATCCTTATGTTTTAATACTAAAGCTTTATGAGGGATTATTGAGATATCTATCTTTTGCAGAAGAAGCAATGGAAAATGGAGATGTTGAAGAAAAATTTATTTATATTAACAAATCAATCGCAATTTTTGATGAACTTAGAAATATATTAGATTTCGATGGGGGAGATATTGCTCATTATTTAGATGGTTTATATCTTTATCAAATAGAGACACTTTTTACATCAGGCATTAATGATAATGTAAATTTAATACACCAAGTTAAAAAAGTAACTCAAGGTCTAATAGAAGCATGGAAAGACGAGACTGGTCTTTAG